The window ACTCTGCCTAGACAGCTCATGCCGGCCCTGGCTCATGGTTCTGCATTGTTCACAAACTTGtatgaacatactgtacataccacAAGTATTATATATATACCACTACAGTGAGGTAAGATTcatggttttctgtgtttgtgtaggtgtgAGATCAGCAAGAACCTGTGCTGCAGGAACCTCGCAGTGGAGAAGGCTGTCAGTGAGCTGCCGACAGAATGTACCTTCTGCCTCAAACAGTTCCCCCGCTCCAGCTTAGAGAGACACCAGAAAGAGGAGTGCCAAGACAGGTACCCTGTCCTTGTTGTCGGGACCTTCCTGAAAGCAACAAAAGCATCTCAAACATTAGTTTTAATCAGTTTTCACTTCAACTATCAGCCGCTACAAACACATTAGTCAAGTGAGTTTGGGATCTTTCTCGCTTTTTTCTTTCTCGAAGTaatgaaagaaatattaaaatggaagCTGTGTACATACataacgcacacacaaatgatTTTTTGTCTGTACTTGTGATAACACAGCTCAGCACCACACTGTGGGGAAGATGGAGGTGCACGTGACCTttgagaaaaaagaacagctgATGTGTTTACAGACTGTGTTTCTTATGAGTGATGCTCAGGCCGTTTGAATTTGCATGGATGAAATCCTGTGGGGGTGTTGCCATAGCAACCGGTGACCCCGCATAGAACAGTGTTGCCTGCGCCagtgttgccatgacaacagcCATGGCAGTCACCAGGTGTTTGGTCAGGTCAGACAGACAAATGTGCAGGTCTCCTGTGAGGATCTGGCTGGTTCTTACATGAAGACAATACTGTTTTCTTCAGGAATTCACTGCGTAGATTTGAATAAGAAACTCAGCTTTTAATATGCAGTTATTATGATCAGTGATTACAGGTTTTTACAGTACTGTGTTAAAGCAGTGATTTGTATAGAAATGCCTTTAAGCAAATGCAGTACCCCTACCAGCTACATGGTAATATGCATAAGACAAATCTTTGCATTTAATATAAGGTAAATTATCTTTGATTCACTGCCAAGAGTAATTAGTGCTTTTCACATTCTTAACATCTCACTTACCCTGTAATAACATAACAGGTGTTCACTTAAAAGCACCTACTAACTGATATGAATCCATGTCTTTCTTTCCTTGAGGTTGGCTCTCAGTGAACACATATCATTAGTACAGTACTAATTACCTTCGGTTCACAACCTAGGTTAATTAGTGCCTTTGATATTATTAGTACTTTTTACTTAGTGCAAGAAAGTGTATTCATCACAAAGGATCTATAGAGCCATGACTTTCCATCATTAAATTGGTTTTAAAGTCACTCTTGCCTTTGTGTTAACAGGGTCACGCAGTGCAAGTACAAGAGGATCGGTTGCCCTTGGCAAGGTCCATTCCACGAACTGCCAGCACATGAGAGCGAGTGCTCCCATCCCACTAAGACAGGTACAGAGCTGATGGGAATACTGGGAGAGATGGACCAGAACCACCACAGAGACATGCAGCTATATAACAGCATCTTTAGCCTGCTCTGCTACGAGAAGATCGGGTTCACAggtacatacataaacacaacagagagaTGAACAGAGTGCAGCAATGTATATGTTTGTGAACTGCAGCAGAGATTACTAGTAAAACTTAACTATGAAATTCCCTTTGATTCTTTTCATCCCTCATGTGGCCTTCATCCCTGTTTCAAATCTGCTCTTCCACTTATGTGTCCATCCAGAGGTGCAATTCAGGCCGTACCGCACTGATGACTTCATCACTCGCCTGTACTATGAAACACCACGCTTCACTGTTCTCAACCAGACGTGGGTGCTGAAGGCCCGCGTCAATGACTCTGAGCGCAACCCCAACCTCTCCTGCAAGCGCACCCTCTCCTTCCAGCTCATCCTCAAGAGCAAGGTGCACACACTGCTGTCCCTGTTCGTGTTTATTTTTAACCGTTTTCTGTGCTTGTTTTCAGAGCTTAAAAAGCATCAGTGACACATCCACTACTCTCTAAAAGTTTGGACATGTAATTGTAGTGTAAGGCATCAGGGTAGCAGCCTGGGCAATAATCCTGGGTTTAATCTGATCTGCCAGCTCCAGTGCTGAACAGATAACTCAGAATTCATGACTTCTGTCTTATCTGAAAAAGCCAGTATGGGTCGCTCTTTAGACCCTGATGTTCTGGCTAACACACTGCATTTCTGTTCGAGCAGGTGAACTCTGTCCTAGAGTGCTCGTTCCTGCTGCTGAAGGGGCCGTACGATGACGTGCGGATCAAGCCGGTCATCCACCACCACTCCTTCAGCAACGACGCAAACGAGACCGACTATGTCCCTCTGCCCATCTCTGATTCGGTGGAGTGCAACAAACTGCTGGCCGCCAAAAACATCAACCTGCGTCTGTTCATCTTCCAAGTCCAAAAATAAagagtgaagaagaggaggaggaggaggaggacgacgaCGACGAAGAAGGACaaggaagaagagggagagagaggataAGATGAAGATTAAAGAGAGACACCACTGAACCATTGATACCTCTTAAcatctacacacaaacacataatcacacagtctcacacacacacatacacacacacacacaccactaatTACACTTACCTCCTTACAAGATAGTGAGACCCCATGCCTGGGGAGCTGTGAGTAGCTGTGGAGATGGGTGGGCATTGATATGGGAtagaggggtggggggtgttgGAGGGTGTGGAGGGACGGGAGTTCTGAGATGGTTGGTGTGCACCTGCGGGGGCCTTAAAGTCCGGTGTTTCTGACCTTTCACCCCTGATAGCCACAGCCTGAGGTAGCACACAAGCCGACCAAAGCAGGAGTTACTGGGAGcattagttttgtgtgtgtgtgtgtgtgtgtgtgtgtgtgtgtaagagagagagttACATGACAAACCCTGGTATGTGGCCCACAATCTGCTTGCATGTGATAATGTGAAAACAGGACAACTGACTCTACTGAGCTCTTATTGGACATGTGAACAGGTGTCAATGACACGATTGTGAATGCATGTGCACAAaagagtgtatgtgtttgtcgTTCCCCCTCCCTCTACTCACTATGCCCAAGTCTGTCAGCAGTTTCCTTCTGTTTTGGGAAATGTTTTGCATCTCTGACGTTGTCAGAACAGACGAAAGACGGCGTCCCCCTTTTTACCTTTCAACACAAGGAGAGATGGCCTGGCTGCATTTTAGTTCCTCGACTTATTCTTACCGCAGGGGTTAGATTCAACTTTCAACACTAATAgaatttttatttctgttaacCTTTGACGTTTTCATACCTGTGAACTTTGTTCTTTTTAACTGGGTTTTAGCGTGTGATCGGctgcctgtgtgagtgtgtataaaCAGATTATACCTGTCAGATTGCTGTAAACGTGCACCACAATCCTTAGAGTCCAGGACCAGCAACGCCAGGCTACCACCAGACCCTCAGGAGCCCCAACAGGCCCAGGTTCACTGTCTGTCAGTTGAGTTAGTAATCGATTTATCTGcatattattttcttgattatcAAAACACACCCATCGTGACTTCCCACAGATCAAAGTGACTTTCTTAAATTTCTTTTGTTCAACCAACagtctaaaacaaaaatatacttaATGTGCGATCATATATTgttaaagcagcaaatcctcttATTTGAAAAGCTGGAACCAGTAAATGTTTGGCACTCGATGTGACAAACAGAATAGTTACTGAATCAATTTAGCAACAAGTTATTTCCACATTTGTTTGGGGATTTGTGCCACCATAGTACTTTTCCGACAGGGTCCGATATTATTATAGTTACAGTAGCTGAAAGTATAGAAAACCTGGGGCAGGGTAGTATTCCAGCATAGGGCCGATCTGGACTTCTTTATGTGCTCTGAGCTCAATGGCCCTCTGCAGAAGACTTTTCTGGAAAATCAGTGTTTGTCTGGGGATGAAtgacgtatgtgtgtgtgtgtgtgtatgtggcagGGGTAGGGATGGGCGGTTCTACCTTACCACAGTGACATATTAGTGTTAGACTTACTTGAAAGAGACCGAGAAGATGTTACTTAAGTAGATTCTACTGTAAAGCAGATAGATCTCTCTCCTCCTGACCTCTACTtcctgtatttctgtgttttaatgctTCGTCTCTATGCCAGTGGACTCACTCATCTCACTATGGCTGTACATGTGCCTTTTATTAAAGATCATGGAACCTGCACTGCTGctcacacgtgtgtgtgtgtgtgtatgtgtgtgtgactgaacgTAGAATGGACAAAAATAGACGTGGTTTTGTGAAACCACCAGCCAGTATAAATTATGCATCATGAAatctaaatttaattttaaagacTTGCATGGATGACAGGTGTGTTGCACTGAATTTGATGGGAACATTATGAATCAGTTTTAGAACAAAATGAGTTGAATAGGATCTGAACAATGCGCATTGACCTAGCAGTTATTGCTTACAGTGAAAGCAGtttttccacagcagtgtgaaaTGTTGGCTCTAAAGCCTTCGAAGAGaaagcattttgtgttttgtaacgGTCTTGTACAGCTATATCTATTAGgaaaaatttagtttttgtatatatttcacATACTGATCCGTATATTTGAGTAGCTGTTGATATACATCACAGCAGGGAAAGCACATGtagaattaaataaataaatgatggctGAATTTGATTTAGCTGCTTATGTTTCTGGGCCCTGGACTAGTGAAGACACTTAAATAGAAAAGTCATTGTAATTACACAGGCATTTCCAACTGTGACattaaaatgtctgctgtgtaaAATTAGAAACAAAGTTGATCAACAAAAAATTATTCACAACAATTTTCGGTAAATCATTTATacaaattttgatttaaaaaaaaaaagcctaaaatgTAACTTTTTCCAGTATCACAAATGTGAAATagtgctgctttttttcttgtgaGAATAAACTGAACATGTTGCACTCTACCCAGTTTTTCCAACAACTGGGTAGACATTGCACTATTTTCAGGACCAAGTGGTTCATTCATTAATTGTGAATATAATCAGTGGTGGCTGCATCCTTAGATGGAAGAATAAACCTTCCAAGTTCTGCAGTTCTTTAGTGTAAAGAGTAAATGAAGTAGTGGTAAAATCCTACACTGCTTTAACCGTGTATTGAGAATCTTTGAGCAAGGGGTGGCATTAAAATCTTAATCCTCTATTGGCTTATCAGGGTATAATTACTGCAGATGTTCTTTGCTATTTATATAATTCACTTTGTAACATATGTCAAGTTAACTTGAAGTGAAGAAAACCCAAAACGATGCTTTCCTTTCAAAAAACTAACTTCCCACTGTGTGAGCATCTTAGCAacttaataaaaccaaaatCTCATATAACTAAATGCCCATAATTACGACATTACAACTACTTTAACGCAAAATCTTGCTAATTTGTTATTCAGACATTAAGACAATGACATTTATCCCCCATTTATGAACTCGGTGGTAGGTTAACAACCATATCAGTGCACGGCACAAAAATcatgactgtttctgtttcaggttAAGAGCCGAAAGTATATCCTCCGACTGTATAACAGCCCTTATTTCCTGGTGCATGTATCTTGTCATGACTGCATCCACTTCCATTAACATCATCAGCAACATTACAGGAAACAAAGAGCCAGGGTGATATAGAAACGTGACCTCGTCAGTCCACTTTATTCTCCTCACACAGTGCATTTCcttaaaacacaatatataatTTACTATCAATATAAAACTCCATTTGTATATATAAATTATGCATTCAATACAGCAGCTCTGATAAATACTTTTAAGCTTTGGTACAGTGGTACATCGGTGtatgtgagtgggtgtgtgttgtgtgtgtggacatgctCGTTATGCTGTGAACGATGTGCCTATAGGCATCATCAGAAAGAAAGCGAGTGACAGAAGGGTGAGAGAGGGTGTGAAAAAAGGTGTTCGTgttgagcatgtgtgtgtgtgtgtgtgtgtgtgtgtgtatcgtCACTCCGTCCGTCAAGGCATCGTCAGTACTGTGCGTTCCATGCTGGAGCTGTGAGGCTGGTGCAGCTGGGAGGATGACAGCTGCTGTGGTGGGAGGGTGGGGGCACAACGCAGCAGTAACCCGCCTCCCCACCTACCCCGGTCACAAGTTTGCTCTGGGGATAGGACACTGAGACACCtccctgcagagacagagaggggggaaaaaaaactctaGAGCAAAAAAATTGCTTCCACAGCAAATTTGTGAAGtgctaaatgtttgtttttgggctGCGGTTTGAGTCTGAGGGAGAATGAACCctgtggttttctgtgtttacctGAACCATGCTACACTGATGAGAGGCCATTGGTGAGTAAGTCCCCAGAACTGTCTGGGCCTGGGAAGACTGCTGCACCCCCACAACAGGGGTATAACCTGCTTCAAACACACGCATGTAAGTGATCATTAACAACATATTTCATCACTGCAATTTGTTTGGTAAAAGGTTCATAAAGAAATAAGCCTCATGACAGCTCCACAATTATTTTAGAACATATTATAAGGAGCACGAAGCTCATATAGTATCTTGACTGTGAAGCTTGTTCGTAAACTCGAGAGCAACAAAATTATCACTCGCGCGGTCCTGTTGATGGCATCATTTGCACTTCTGTTCCGATGTCacacttttaattttacttCCGAGCCGAGAAGGTGTTGACTGATTTCACTTTTCAAACAAATTTGCTCATTAAGAACTGAGGATGCAGCCAATGCTGTAAATTCTAACACATGACAGTGTTGCAGTGCTGAAGGATGTGTCTTCATCACTGTGAGGAATAGAAGCAGCAGGAAAAGAGACCGGTTCACTGTGAGACCCTCGAACTACATCTCTGACAGTGTAACGGCCCCCTCCTCTACCGCCACAGTCTgtggtttctctgtgtgtgtctctctctctctctcacactcacacacacacacacacacacaagtaccTGTTGGTTGTGCTACATGGCTGGGGATGTGCTGGGGTGAGACAGGCCTGCATCCATGCTGAGCTGAGGTAGGGTACTGGCTGTAGTAATACATAGGCACCTAAAGGACAATAAACTAATAAATAGCAGAATCTCTGGTGTCTAAAATCccctttgaaaaataaaatcaattactGTATGAGCCAATCAAATCAATCGATATAAATCCTCAAAGAATATTTAATACAACATATGATGTCTACAAGATCGTAGTTTTGAGTACTGGctttgatgaaaaacaaaatgtgtgattGTGTCTACCTGAGGTG of the Mastacembelus armatus chromosome 11, fMasArm1.2, whole genome shotgun sequence genome contains:
- the zftraf1 gene encoding zinc finger TRAF-type-containing protein 1 produces the protein MSSLEERDVGVAAAPGSSSAGLGVGAVGAAVEAVAGVAAMQEEVGIRREGPEPDPDEPPKKRVKVPEGESGKLEERLYSVLCCTVCLDLPKASVYQCTNGHLMCAGCFIHLLADSRLKEEQATCPNCRCEISKNLCCRNLAVEKAVSELPTECTFCLKQFPRSSLERHQKEECQDRVTQCKYKRIGCPWQGPFHELPAHESECSHPTKTGTELMGILGEMDQNHHRDMQLYNSIFSLLCYEKIGFTEVQFRPYRTDDFITRLYYETPRFTVLNQTWVLKARVNDSERNPNLSCKRTLSFQLILKSKVNSVLECSFLLLKGPYDDVRIKPVIHHHSFSNDANETDYVPLPISDSVECNKLLAAKNINLRLFIFQVQK